Genomic DNA from Natronincola ferrireducens:
CAGATAGGTAAAATACAGCAACCTGGTTTTGATTTCTTGTAGCCATCTCTTTAGTAGACCAAGCTACATATTTATCCATAGCCCCTTGAGGGTTCCCTCTTAATATAGGTCCATGGGATGTGAGAATTATTTTTATTTCTAAATCCTGTATCTTACTATAGGCCTTTAAAAAGTGCTGAGCAAAGGGGAGAATAATAGCGTCATAATAATGCTTTAGAGCATCATCATATTCTGGTTTATGAACAATATCTGGCTCAATGCCACAATAGTGGGAACCAAAACAGTCACAGGAAAAAAGGGTTCTATCACATCCACTATAAACAAACATTGTATCAGACCAGTGAAGGAAGGGAGCAGTGATAAAGGTCAGCTCCCTACTACCAATGTTTAATTTTTCTCCATCCTTAATAACATGGTATTTAAACTCTCTATTTATTTGCTCCTGTAGAAAAATACTGGCTGCCTTTGTACAGAAGACTTCTACATTAGGATTAATTTCTAAAATATATTTCAAGCTTCCAGCATGATCTGGCTCTGTATGATTGATAATAATATAATCAATCTCTTGGATTTTAGTTAATTCTTCAAGTTTTTTGAAATACTCATCCTTAAAATTTGCCTTTACCGTATCGATTAAAACCTTTTTTTCATCATCAATAAAATAGGAGTTATAGGTGGAACCGTAGGGGGTTTTCATAATAATATCAAAGGTTTCCAAATCAGGATCCAACACCCCAGTCCAATAAATCTTATTCTTAATTTCAAAAGCCTCCATTTGTTTATTCCTCCTTTAAACAGTTAGTAAAAATATATCTCCTAGGGATAAATGGAAATAAATTTTAAGTAAAAACCTATACATTATGTTGGTTAAGGGATGTAGAAATATTGTTTATAGAATTATTGAGTAAGGATTAGCTTATCATTGTATATTGTTTCCAATAAAAACTAAAATCAATGTACTAAGGAGCTAAAAAAACAACCCAATTATTTCCATAACTTGTTGTTTAGGGTAACACCCTATAACAAAATTTCAAAAGAGTTATAAAGATTACTATAATGAGACAGAATAACAATAATTTAAAGAAAGAAGGAGGAGAAGTCTTTGGATTTTAAAAGAGCTCAAGAAATTGTTAACTCATCAAATCATATTGAGGTGTTATATGAGGGAAAGGCTGTATGGATAGCAGGACTAAATCCCCATAATAAAACAGCTGAAATTCAACAAGGCCCCCAAGCTGTAGAAGGGAAAAAAGAAGTAGCTGTTCAGAAGCTAGTAGATAATGGTGTAATAGGGTAGATAAGATATTTATCTACCCTGTTTTTTGAAATTATTTCGATAGCATATTGACGCCATAAAAACAAAGAGTTAATATATAAATATAAACATATGAACACTTATTCATATGAATTGGAGGTGTGAAATGAAAAAAGAAATAGATGTTTGTGAAGTTCAGTGTATTCATGAGGAAGATGTAAAACAAGTTAAGGGCAGAATGTTAGAAGATAGAATTTTAACAGATATGGCAGAATTTTTTAAGGTTTTTGGAGATCCTACTAGAATCAAAATCCTCTATATTTTATTTCAAAAAGAAATGTGCGTATGTGACATTGCAGCTGTTTTAGAGCTTCAACAGTCGGCAGTATCTCATCAATTAAGGATTTTAAAAAATAAAAGATTGGTTAAATACAGAAGGGAGGGAAAAGTAGTTTATTACACGCTAGATGATAATCATATCAAAAGAATTTTTGATGAAGGTCTCAGTCATATTCAACATAGTTAAACTACTTATAATCAAAGGGGGAAAATAAATGGAAAACATAGAAAAAATTAAGCTGACGGATAAAGTAAAGCAAGATGTTTTTTTAGTGGAAGATGTGGATTGTCCCAATTGTGCCCTGAAGGTTGAGGGAAGAATTTTGAAAATTAAAGGCGTAGAGGCGGCTACCTTAAACTTTTCCACCTCTAAATTATATGTTACCTATGATGGAAAAGTTGAGGAAGTATTAACGGTGTTAAAGGAAACCGGTCATGAAGGTAGGCTGGTGGAAAAGAAAAAAGATAGTATAGACAAAAAAGAAGCTTTATGGTATCACGATAAGAAGACGATTATGACCTTTATTTCTGGTGTTTTTATCACCCTAGGCTTTGTTTTATATTTTGCAACCAGTAACAAAGACTTGTCTAAAGTATTCTTTGCCCTAGCTATGATGACAGGAGGTTATCATATTGCCAAAAGTGGACTTTATGCAGCAAAGTCCTTAAGCTTAGATATGAACTTTCTAATGCTGGTGGCAGCTATTGGAGCAGCGTTTCTAGGAGAGTGGAGTGAGGGAGCTGCTGTAGTATTTTTATTCTCTGTAGGTAATACCCTCCAAACCTATACAATGGACAAAACAAGGAAATCTATAGCCCAGCTGATGGAATTAGCTCCCAAAGAAGCCATTTTAAAAACCTCTAGTGGAGAATTGGTTGTTCCTGTAGAAGATTTGACTTTAGAAGATATAGTTATTATCAAACCAGGGGAAAAAATACCGATAGATGGTGTGGTAGTAAAGGGACACTCCTTTGTAAATCAGGCTCCTATCACTGGTGAATCTATACCAGTAGAAAAAAAGCTTGGAAAAGACGTGTTTGCAGGAACCATTAACCAACAGGGGTTACTGGAGATAAAGGTGACAAAATTAACAGAGGATACAACCTTATCTAAAATTATGCATATGGTGGAGGAGGCTCAAGCCCAAAAAGCACCTTCTCAACAGTTCGTTGATAAATTTGCTAAATATTACACCCCCATTGTAGTGGCATTAGCTATTATGATCGCCATTGTACCACCTATAATAGGGGCAGGTGATTTTTCAATATGGATGAAAAAGGCTTTAATCCTTTTGGTTATTTCTTGTCCCTGCGCCCTTGTTATTTCTACCCCAGTTTCTATTGTGTCAGCTATTGGTAACGCTTCAAAGCAGGGTATTCTTATTAAGGGAGGAGCCTATCTAGAAGAAACAGGAAAAATTAAAGCTATAGCCTTTGATAAGACAGGAACCCTAACCTTAGGAAAGCCATCTATTATAGATATAGACACCATCAATAACGTAGATAAAAAAACTGCCTTAAAGCTTGCAGCTACTTTAGAGAAGGGTTCCGAGCATCCTATTGGAACTGCCTTTTTAGAGGAGGTTAGGCTAGAAGACATTGAACTAGATATACCTCTGGATAATTTTGAAGCCCAGATAGGAAAGGGAATTAAAGGAAGTATTGAGGGAAGGACTTATTATTTAGGAAGTATAAGATTATTTCAAGATAATAAAATAAGCTTAAAGGCTATAGAAAAGAGAATAGAGAATTATCAAGGGGAAGGTAAAACGGTTATTCTTTTGGGGAATGAAGAAGAAATTCTTAGTATTTTTACGGTGGCAGACGAAGTTAGGCAGATGAGTAAAGATGCTATAGCAAGGCTAAAAAAGGCTGGTGTAGAAAAGGCAATCATGCTGACGGGAGACCATCATAATACTGCAGCAGCTGTAGCGAAAACAGTAGGAATAGATGATTTTAAAAGTGAACTGCTACCTCAAGATAAGCTAGAAGCAATAAAAAGCTTAGAAAAACAATATGGAAAAGTAGCAATGGTAGGGGATGGCATCAATGACACTCCGGCTTTAGCAACGGCATCGGTAGGGATTGCCATGGGGGTTGCTGGTACGGATGCAGCTTTAGAAACAGCAGATATTGCATTAATGGGGGATGCTTTAGACAAACTGGCCTATACAGTTTTATTAAGTCGGAAAACTGTAAGGATTATTACTGAAAACATTATCTTTTCCATCTTGGTAAAGGTAATATTTTTAACATTGACATTTATGGGTAGAGCTAACCTGTGGATGGCGGTCTTTGCTGATACAGGAGCATCAATTATCGTTATATTAAATGGTATGAGATTATTAAAAAGCAAATTTGAGATATAGCTAAGGCTATATCTTTTTTCACCATAACAATATATATTATCAACTAAAAACATTTTTTAAAAAAGAATAATTTTGTGTTTAAAGATAGGTTTTGGGGGAATATATAAATTGACGATAATGTCTAAGAAAAATAAAGTGAAAACTTAAAATTATAGGAGGTAAACAAATGACAGAAAGATTAGTTGGTGTTCAAGCACCCTATTTTGAAATGAAAACAGTAGATGGTGAAGGACAAGAATTTGGAAGGGTATCTTTAGATGATTACAAAGGAAAGTGGTTGGTAATGTTCTTTTATCCATTGGACTTTACCTTTGTTTGCCCAACAGAAATTACTGGTTTCAATAAGAAAATTGAAGATTTTAGGAAAATGAACGCTGACGTATTGGGTGTAAGTACAGATAGTGAGCATTCCCATAAGGCATGGATCAATACAGCTCAAGATAAAGGTGGGTTGGGACAGCTAGCTTTCCCATTGGCATCTGATATGACGCAAAAAGTAGCCAGAGATTATGGAATCTTAATTGAAGAAGAAGGTATTGCTTTGAGAGGATTATTTATCATCGATCCAGAGGGTATTTTAAGATATTCTGTAGTACATGATTTAAATGTTGGAAGAAGTGTTGATGAGACGATAAGAGTGCTTCAAGGTCTGCAATCTGGTGGGTTATGTCCCATTGACTGGGAACCAGGAGACGAACATCTATAGGAATAATATCAACAGCAATAAAGAGGGAGCGAAATTCGCTCCCTTTAAATTTATAAAGCTTTCATTTTACCTACTAAATCTGAGCCTATACTATAGGCCTTTTCTAAGCTTTCCTTTCTTTCCATAACAGACTTTTCATCTACATTAGCAACAAAAAGATTTCCTTCATGGTCTGTGTTAATGGATTTAAAGAAAAGCTCCATAATAGGAAGGGTGGCATCAAAAAGATGGGGTTCTTCAGGCATACCAGCAGTGCAAATAAAATATCCTATACGCTTTTTACTTTTATTGATTAAAGAATCATTTAATATATATTTACTCGACCATATTGCTTGATTACGATCGATAATGGTTTTTACTTGAGCACTGATGCTATTGAAATAAAGAGGAGAAGACAAAATAACAATATCCGCTTGATCAAACTTTTCATAAACCTCCCCCATATCATCCTTTAAAACACATCCCCGCTTTCGACCACAGCCGCCACAGGCTTTACATGGGCTAATGTTCAACCTATCGGCATATAGCTTATCTATAGTAATAGGTTCTATAGAAGTTTCTTCTATTCCCTTTAGCATCTCATGGACTAAAGTATCATTGTTTTTCCCCTTCCTAGGACTACCTACAATTGCTAAAACTCTTAACATAGTATATACCTCCTATTATGTATGAAAAATTTAAGGCTTTTTTGCATATAATTTTATTTGTTAAAAAAATTGAATTTCAAACCAATATACCAGTAGACCAAAAACAATACCTGGGACTGTAGTAATAACCGTGGCCCATAGGGCAGAAGGACGATCGATAGCAATCAAAGGTAATAATGCATCACCATCTTGAGAAATAGCATTGGCAAATAGGGCTGCAAAGGGAACAAGGTCCCTTGTGAATAAGGTAACAAATATAATCTGAGGACCGCATCCCGGAATGATACCTATAGAGGCTGCTATAAAAACAGAAAAAATTCCCGTAGTCAACAATGCAGTTTCAATCATATTTTCTCCAATTCCATAATCGCCACCACCGATACCCAACACCAACAGTTCATAGGCTAAAAATCCAACAAATACCCAAGTGATAACAAAAGCTGTGTCTTGAGCATTATGGATGATGGTTTCCTTTAAAGACATGGCCTTTAACTCTGTTTCCTCATGGGTATCATCTCCTAAAAACTTCTTGCTTGCAATCATCATCACAATAGAAAAAATAGTTCCTATAACCCCTAAAGCTCCTGCTATATTTATATTTAAGCCAATAGCTTCTCCTAAATCAAATTGGAATAATTCACCTACTCCAAAGGGCAAAGCTATTGCCAATACAAGCCAGTACATAAAGAAACCCTTATGGGTAACTTTGTATCCTAAAGTATCATGATTTTGGTGTCCCTTTAATTTATGATGAAGCAATAAGTCAATCTCATCACCCTCATCATGACCTATATGGGTAATGAAATCATTTTTACACCCGCTAAATTGATTACATTCATAATGGAGGGATGAATGGTCAGCATCTGCATGATGTTTTTTCACTTCCTCCTTGGTTTTTTGCCTTTTCTTATATTTTGTGAGAATACTTGCACCTAAATTTGT
This window encodes:
- a CDS encoding FprA family A-type flavoprotein, with product MEAFEIKNKIYWTGVLDPDLETFDIIMKTPYGSTYNSYFIDDEKKVLIDTVKANFKDEYFKKLEELTKIQEIDYIIINHTEPDHAGSLKYILEINPNVEVFCTKAASIFLQEQINREFKYHVIKDGEKLNIGSRELTFITAPFLHWSDTMFVYSGCDRTLFSCDCFGSHYCGIEPDIVHKPEYDDALKHYYDAIILPFAQHFLKAYSKIQDLEIKIILTSHGPILRGNPQGAMDKYVAWSTKEMATRNQNQVAVFYLSAYRNTEMMAEKIKEGLEFTGAKVRFIDAEKEDMKTIHYVVNTSRGILLGSPTINKSMVKPMWDLLSIIDPMANMGKVAGVFGSYGWSGEGLQMAHDLLRQMGFKLPFEPLGKKFTPSEETLKQCFELGKAFAEKI
- a CDS encoding small, acid-soluble spore protein, H family; this encodes MDFKRAQEIVNSSNHIEVLYEGKAVWIAGLNPHNKTAEIQQGPQAVEGKKEVAVQKLVDNGVIG
- a CDS encoding ArsR/SmtB family transcription factor; protein product: MKKEIDVCEVQCIHEEDVKQVKGRMLEDRILTDMAEFFKVFGDPTRIKILYILFQKEMCVCDIAAVLELQQSAVSHQLRILKNKRLVKYRREGKVVYYTLDDNHIKRIFDEGLSHIQHS
- a CDS encoding heavy metal translocating P-type ATPase, whose product is MENIEKIKLTDKVKQDVFLVEDVDCPNCALKVEGRILKIKGVEAATLNFSTSKLYVTYDGKVEEVLTVLKETGHEGRLVEKKKDSIDKKEALWYHDKKTIMTFISGVFITLGFVLYFATSNKDLSKVFFALAMMTGGYHIAKSGLYAAKSLSLDMNFLMLVAAIGAAFLGEWSEGAAVVFLFSVGNTLQTYTMDKTRKSIAQLMELAPKEAILKTSSGELVVPVEDLTLEDIVIIKPGEKIPIDGVVVKGHSFVNQAPITGESIPVEKKLGKDVFAGTINQQGLLEIKVTKLTEDTTLSKIMHMVEEAQAQKAPSQQFVDKFAKYYTPIVVALAIMIAIVPPIIGAGDFSIWMKKALILLVISCPCALVISTPVSIVSAIGNASKQGILIKGGAYLEETGKIKAIAFDKTGTLTLGKPSIIDIDTINNVDKKTALKLAATLEKGSEHPIGTAFLEEVRLEDIELDIPLDNFEAQIGKGIKGSIEGRTYYLGSIRLFQDNKISLKAIEKRIENYQGEGKTVILLGNEEEILSIFTVADEVRQMSKDAIARLKKAGVEKAIMLTGDHHNTAAAVAKTVGIDDFKSELLPQDKLEAIKSLEKQYGKVAMVGDGINDTPALATASVGIAMGVAGTDAALETADIALMGDALDKLAYTVLLSRKTVRIITENIIFSILVKVIFLTLTFMGRANLWMAVFADTGASIIVILNGMRLLKSKFEI
- a CDS encoding peroxiredoxin; amino-acid sequence: MTERLVGVQAPYFEMKTVDGEGQEFGRVSLDDYKGKWLVMFFYPLDFTFVCPTEITGFNKKIEDFRKMNADVLGVSTDSEHSHKAWINTAQDKGGLGQLAFPLASDMTQKVARDYGILIEEEGIALRGLFIIDPEGILRYSVVHDLNVGRSVDETIRVLQGLQSGGLCPIDWEPGDEHL
- a CDS encoding flavodoxin family protein, with the translated sequence MLRVLAIVGSPRKGKNNDTLVHEMLKGIEETSIEPITIDKLYADRLNISPCKACGGCGRKRGCVLKDDMGEVYEKFDQADIVILSSPLYFNSISAQVKTIIDRNQAIWSSKYILNDSLINKSKKRIGYFICTAGMPEEPHLFDATLPIMELFFKSINTDHEGNLFVANVDEKSVMERKESLEKAYSIGSDLVGKMKAL
- a CDS encoding putative manganese transporter, producing the protein MFEVILDLVIRSMEDAFLEVGIFVGFVLLLFGFINFKKSGAFIASIEKSKKWQPVLGALLGLTPGCGGAIFIMPLFFKNAVTFGTVIATLVATMGDSAFVLIASHPFHYIIVSLMSLIVGIITGYAVDQTNLGASILTKYKKRQKTKEEVKKHHADADHSSLHYECNQFSGCKNDFITHIGHDEGDEIDLLLHHKLKGHQNHDTLGYKVTHKGFFMYWLVLAIALPFGVGELFQFDLGEAIGLNINIAGALGVIGTIFSIVMMIASKKFLGDDTHEETELKAMSLKETIIHNAQDTAFVITWVFVGFLAYELLVLGIGGGDYGIGENMIETALLTTGIFSVFIAASIGIIPGCGPQIIFVTLFTRDLVPFAALFANAISQDGDALLPLIAIDRPSALWATVITTVPGIVFGLLVYWFEIQFF